Proteins from a single region of Deltaproteobacteria bacterium:
- a CDS encoding glycosyltransferase, translating to MTNPRARRPVLFVLPTLGGGAARVVITLLRHLDRTRFEPHLVVFYTFYGFWFRSEVPEDVVMHVLEAKRARNAMPKLVHLLWRVRPAVVVATQGYINFLLLLARPVLPKCALVIREVIGERYMEHNRYRDLLYRWYLRLVRGADRIVTQTQAVAEQLTAAITPRPGQVECIHNPVDAERLATAAARATSPFTGPGPHVLAMGRLTYQKGFDLLLEALARVRAAGVPARLTIVGVGELEADLGARAATLGVAGAVDLVGFQEEPERFFAHADVFVLSSRYEGMPNVVLEALACGLPIVAFDCPHGVREIVRDGVNGRLLPPEDLGALTAALLDLLRDQPARARLRAAAAASIRSFTAPVVSARWNAIFAELTGA from the coding sequence GTGACGAACCCCCGAGCCCGACGTCCCGTGTTGTTCGTACTGCCGACCCTCGGAGGCGGCGCGGCGCGGGTCGTGATCACGCTGCTGCGTCACCTCGATCGGACGCGGTTCGAGCCCCACCTCGTGGTCTTCTATACGTTCTACGGTTTCTGGTTCCGCTCCGAGGTGCCCGAGGATGTCGTCATGCACGTGCTCGAAGCAAAGCGCGCGCGCAATGCCATGCCGAAGCTCGTGCACCTCCTCTGGCGGGTGCGGCCGGCCGTCGTGGTCGCGACCCAGGGCTACATCAATTTTCTGCTGTTGCTCGCCCGCCCGGTGTTGCCGAAGTGCGCGCTCGTCATCCGCGAGGTGATCGGCGAACGGTACATGGAGCACAATCGCTATCGGGATCTGCTCTATCGGTGGTATCTCCGTCTGGTGCGCGGGGCCGATCGCATCGTCACCCAGACCCAGGCCGTCGCCGAGCAGCTCACCGCGGCGATCACCCCGCGCCCGGGGCAGGTCGAGTGCATCCACAACCCGGTCGACGCGGAGCGGCTCGCGACGGCCGCGGCGCGCGCGACGTCGCCCTTCACCGGGCCCGGGCCGCACGTGCTCGCCATGGGGCGGCTCACCTACCAGAAGGGCTTCGATCTCCTGCTCGAAGCGCTCGCCCGAGTGCGCGCGGCCGGCGTGCCGGCGCGCCTCACGATCGTCGGCGTCGGCGAGCTCGAGGCCGACCTCGGAGCGCGGGCCGCGACGCTCGGTGTCGCGGGCGCAGTCGATCTGGTCGGGTTCCAGGAGGAGCCGGAGCGCTTCTTCGCGCATGCGGACGTGTTCGTGCTGTCGTCGCGCTACGAGGGCATGCCGAACGTGGTGCTCGAGGCGTTGGCGTGCGGTTTGCCGATCGTCGCCTTCGACTGCCCACACGGCGTGCGCGAGATCGTGCGCGACGGCGTGAACGGGCGCTTGCTGCCGCCCGAGGACCTCGGCGCGTTGACCGCGGCGCTGCTCGACCTCTTGCGCGATCAGCCGGCGCGCGCGCGCCTGCGTGCCGCGGCGGCGGCCTCGATCCGATCCTTCACCGCGCCCGTCGTGAGCGCGCGCTGGAACGCCATCTTCGCCGAGTTGACGGGAGCCTGA